From Chryseobacterium sp. IHB B 17019, one genomic window encodes:
- a CDS encoding hydroxymethylpyrimidine/phosphomethylpyrimidine kinase — MQTERPFVMSIAGYDPSGGAGLLADIKTMEQLKVQGLGVCTAMTLQTESQCLSLNWQPLDEILNSIDVLMKKYAVQVVKIGVVKDAEFLTEIVKTIKSINPQTKIIWDPVLKSTSEFSFFDLNTISELENVLQQIDLMTPNYNEYRVLQKFNLFKNAKNSCSVLIKGGHREDKLGMDILLDNGKEIAIHPNDETSVFYPKHGSGCVLSSAIASHLALGENLENACRNGKLYIEKFLTSNSTLLGFHS; from the coding sequence ATGCAGACAGAACGTCCTTTCGTAATGAGTATTGCAGGCTACGATCCAAGTGGTGGAGCAGGTTTGTTGGCGGATATTAAAACAATGGAACAGTTGAAAGTTCAGGGTTTAGGAGTTTGTACGGCAATGACTTTACAGACAGAATCTCAATGTTTGAGTTTGAATTGGCAACCTTTAGATGAAATTTTGAACTCAATTGATGTTTTAATGAAAAAATATGCTGTTCAGGTTGTAAAAATCGGAGTTGTCAAAGATGCGGAATTTTTAACTGAAATTGTAAAAACAATTAAATCTATTAATCCTCAAACAAAAATAATTTGGGATCCCGTTTTGAAAAGTACATCCGAGTTTTCTTTTTTTGATCTGAATACAATTTCTGAACTGGAAAATGTTTTACAACAAATTGATTTAATGACACCAAACTATAATGAATATAGGGTTTTACAGAAATTTAATCTTTTTAAAAATGCGAAAAATTCATGTTCAGTTTTAATTAAAGGTGGACATCGAGAGGATAAATTAGGCATGGATATTTTATTGGATAATGGAAAAGAAATTGCAATTCATCCAAATGATGAAACCTCGGTTTTCTACCCAAAACATGGTTCCGGTTGTGTACTTTCTTCTGCGATTGCAAGTCATTTAGCTTTAGGTGAAAATTTAGAAAATGCCTGCCGAAACGGAAAATTATACATTGAAAAGTTTTTAACAAGTAATTCTACTTTACTGGGTTTTCATTCTTAA
- a CDS encoding thiamine phosphate synthase, translating to MIIVITPEKIIENETEIMNELFQEGLDLLHIRKPFINSEEMTDFIHKINSKFHHQLVLHNHYNLSKDYTISRFHFREIDRRNDLYKSFSDKTISTSVHDIESFNELNEDWEYSFISPVFPSISKKGYGESSTILNEIKGRDNHNVKLIALGGINENNINEAFESGVDGVALLGAIWESDQPLQIFKKCRQNVLS from the coding sequence ATGATCATCGTTATCACTCCTGAAAAGATTATTGAGAACGAAACTGAAATTATGAATGAATTATTTCAGGAAGGCTTGGATTTGCTTCACATCAGAAAACCTTTCATCAATTCAGAAGAAATGACGGATTTTATTCATAAGATAAATTCAAAATTTCATCACCAATTGGTTTTGCATAATCATTATAATTTGTCGAAAGATTATACTATTTCAAGATTTCATTTCCGGGAAATTGACAGACGAAATGATTTGTATAAATCTTTTTCAGATAAAACAATTTCAACATCTGTTCATGATATTGAAAGCTTTAATGAATTAAATGAAGACTGGGAGTATTCATTTATCAGTCCGGTTTTTCCGAGTATTTCTAAAAAAGGATATGGAGAAAGCTCAACGATTTTAAATGAGATTAAAGGTCGTGATAATCACAATGTAAAATTAATTGCTTTGGGAGGAATTAATGAAAATAATATCAATGAAGCTTTTGAAAGTGGAGTAGATGGCGTGGCTTTGTTAGGTGCGATTTGGGAAAGTGATCAACCTTTACAAATTTTCAAAAAATGCAGACAGAACGTCCTTTCGTAA
- a CDS encoding RluA family pseudouridine synthase — protein MMEEQIVYEDNHLLVINKKVGQLVQGDKTGDESLLDSIKNFIKKRDNKPGNVFLGLVHRIDRPTSGLVIYAKTSKALTRLTQMVKNREIEKTYWAVVAKEMIPQTQRLVHYLQKNEKNNKAIVFPKATQGAKEAILTYHIIKTLDNYLLLEIDLETGRHHQIRAQLSKTGIPIKGDLKYGAPRSNPDGGINLHARKLEFIHPVTKEKIKITAPVPQNDAIWRACED, from the coding sequence ATCATGGAGGAGCAGATTGTGTATGAAGACAACCATCTTTTGGTGATTAATAAAAAGGTCGGGCAGCTTGTACAGGGCGACAAAACCGGCGATGAATCTCTATTGGATTCAATTAAAAATTTTATAAAAAAAAGAGACAATAAACCCGGAAATGTTTTTCTGGGTTTGGTCCATCGTATTGACAGGCCGACATCGGGGTTGGTGATTTATGCTAAAACATCAAAAGCCCTTACCCGATTAACCCAAATGGTAAAAAACCGTGAAATCGAAAAAACATATTGGGCAGTTGTTGCTAAGGAAATGATTCCCCAGACGCAAAGGCTGGTTCATTACTTACAGAAAAACGAAAAGAATAATAAGGCTATTGTTTTCCCGAAAGCTACACAAGGCGCAAAGGAAGCGATTCTTACTTATCATATTATTAAAACGTTGGATAATTATTTACTTCTTGAAATTGATCTTGAAACAGGAAGGCATCATCAAATCAGGGCTCAGTTGTCAAAAACAGGAATTCCCATTAAAGGTGATTTAAAATATGGAGCGCCACGTTCCAATCCGGACGGCGGAATTAATCTTCATGCCAGGAAGCTGGAATTTATTCATCCTGTTACCAAAGAAAAAATAAAAATTACAGCTCCCGTTCCGCAGAATGATGCGATTTGGAGAGCTTGTGAGGATTGA
- the thiS gene encoding sulfur carrier protein ThiS, protein MELTINHTLRTFDSLPETLGALLAIEIPEKKKGIAVALNNRIIPQSFWAGTILNDKDSILIITATQGG, encoded by the coding sequence ATGGAACTCACAATCAATCACACATTACGAACATTTGATTCACTTCCCGAAACCCTGGGAGCATTATTGGCTATTGAAATACCCGAAAAGAAAAAAGGTATTGCAGTTGCCCTCAACAATCGCATTATTCCGCAGTCATTCTGGGCGGGAACTATTCTCAACGACAAAGATTCAATTTTAATTATCACTGCTACTCAAGGCGGTTAA
- a CDS encoding thiamine phosphate synthase — MEKLQYISQGFTIEDQELNIRKALDAGVRWIQVRWKNAPENKFIKLCEISKNLCSDNQTVCIINDHVQIAKDIDADGVHLGLKDTSIEIARHILGQNKIIGGTANTIEDVLQRMNEPCDYIGLGPLRFTSTKEKLSPILGFEGYEKIIQDLKEKSLEIPKIFAIGGVVLNDIQLLQQIGIYGVAVSGVITNEPTFVKEFKKVLQ; from the coding sequence ATGGAAAAATTACAATACATCTCACAAGGATTTACGATAGAAGACCAGGAACTGAACATCCGAAAAGCTCTTGATGCCGGAGTAAGATGGATCCAGGTTCGCTGGAAAAATGCTCCTGAAAATAAATTTATTAAACTTTGTGAAATTTCAAAAAATTTATGCTCAGACAATCAGACAGTTTGTATCATTAATGACCATGTTCAGATTGCAAAAGATATTGATGCAGACGGTGTTCATTTAGGATTAAAAGATACTTCTATAGAAATTGCAAGACATATTTTAGGTCAAAATAAAATTATTGGAGGAACAGCAAACACCATCGAAGATGTTCTTCAAAGAATGAATGAGCCATGTGATTATATCGGTTTGGGACCTTTGAGATTTACTTCAACCAAAGAAAAACTGAGCCCGATTTTAGGTTTTGAAGGGTATGAAAAAATCATTCAAGATTTAAAAGAAAAATCATTAGAAATTCCAAAAATATTTGCCATTGGCGGAGTTGTTCTGAATGACATTCAATTATTACAGCAAATAGGAATTTATGGTGTCGCAGTTTCAGGAGTAATTACAAACGAACCGACTTTCGTAAAAGAATTTAAAAAAGTTTTACAATGA
- the thiC gene encoding phosphomethylpyrimidine synthase ThiC — protein sequence MAHNITRSPFPNSKKIYVEGKIHPINVAMREIQLSPTKLTNGKIEENPPVTIYDTSGPYTDESSEIDIEKGLPRIREQWILDRDDVEILDGITSDYGKKRLADSKLDELRFSYNHKPKVAQEGKEVTQLYYAKQGIITPEMEYIAIRENQKIEQLDSVSKDMAFQHPGNSFGARTPKSKITPEFVRDEIAAGRAIIPNNINHPESEPMIIGRNFLVKINANIGNSAVSSSIEEEVEKAVWACRWGADTIMDLSTGKNIHETREWIIRNSPVPIGTVPIYQALEKVKGVAEDLTWEIFKDTLIEQAEQGVSYFTIHAGVLLRYIHLTAKRVTGIVSRGGSIMAKWCLFHHQENFLYTHFEEICEIMKKYDVAFSLGDGLRPGSIADANDEAQFAELETLGELTKIAWKHNVQVMVEGPGHVPMHMIKENMEKQLEVCAEAPFYTLGPLTTDIAPGYDHITSGIGAAMIGWFGCAMLCYVTPKEHLGLPNKEDVKVGVITYKLAAHAADLAKGHPGAQYRDNALSKARFEFRWEDQFNLSLDPETARSYHDETLPADGAKIAHFCSMCGPKFCSMKITQEIRESAEKGMFDKSQEFIEKGKEIYI from the coding sequence ATGGCTCACAACATCACACGTTCACCGTTTCCGAACTCAAAAAAAATCTATGTTGAAGGGAAAATTCATCCCATTAATGTAGCGATGCGCGAAATACAATTAAGTCCGACAAAACTTACCAATGGAAAAATTGAAGAAAATCCGCCTGTCACCATTTACGATACTTCAGGACCTTACACAGACGAAAGTTCTGAAATTGATATCGAAAAAGGACTCCCAAGAATCAGAGAACAATGGATTTTGGATAGAGATGATGTCGAAATTTTAGATGGAATTACTTCCGACTACGGAAAAAAACGCCTTGCTGATTCAAAACTGGATGAGCTGCGTTTTTCTTACAATCACAAGCCAAAAGTTGCCCAAGAAGGTAAAGAAGTTACCCAATTGTATTACGCAAAACAGGGCATCATCACTCCTGAAATGGAATACATTGCCATCCGAGAAAACCAAAAAATTGAGCAGCTGGATTCTGTTTCAAAAGACATGGCTTTTCAACATCCGGGAAATAGTTTTGGAGCAAGAACGCCGAAAAGCAAAATCACTCCTGAATTTGTAAGAGATGAAATTGCAGCCGGAAGAGCGATTATTCCCAACAATATCAATCACCCCGAAAGCGAACCGATGATTATCGGACGAAATTTCTTGGTTAAAATTAATGCCAACATCGGAAACAGTGCCGTTTCGTCAAGCATTGAAGAAGAAGTTGAAAAGGCAGTTTGGGCTTGCCGATGGGGAGCCGACACGATTATGGATTTGTCTACGGGAAAAAACATCCATGAAACCAGGGAATGGATCATCAGAAACAGTCCTGTCCCGATTGGTACCGTTCCGATTTATCAGGCATTGGAAAAAGTAAAAGGTGTTGCAGAAGATTTAACCTGGGAAATTTTTAAAGATACGTTGATCGAACAGGCAGAACAGGGAGTTTCATACTTCACGATTCACGCTGGAGTTTTGTTGAGATATATTCATTTGACTGCAAAACGTGTGACGGGAATTGTTTCGAGAGGTGGTTCTATTATGGCAAAATGGTGTTTGTTTCATCATCAAGAAAACTTTTTATATACCCATTTCGAGGAAATTTGCGAAATCATGAAAAAATATGATGTTGCTTTTTCTTTGGGAGACGGTCTTCGTCCGGGTTCAATTGCTGATGCCAATGATGAAGCGCAGTTTGCAGAACTGGAAACGTTGGGAGAACTTACAAAAATTGCCTGGAAACATAATGTTCAGGTGATGGTTGAAGGTCCAGGTCACGTTCCAATGCATATGATCAAAGAAAATATGGAGAAACAATTGGAAGTCTGTGCCGAAGCTCCGTTTTATACATTGGGTCCTTTGACTACAGATATTGCACCAGGTTATGATCACATTACTTCGGGAATTGGGGCAGCGATGATTGGCTGGTTTGGTTGTGCGATGTTGTGTTATGTGACACCGAAAGAACATTTAGGACTTCCGAATAAAGAAGATGTAAAAGTTGGAGTTATTACCTACAAATTGGCTGCTCATGCTGCAGATTTAGCGAAAGGCCATCCAGGAGCACAATATAGGGACAATGCTTTAAGTAAGGCAAGATTTGAATTCCGTTGGGAAGATCAGTTCAATCTTTCGTTGGATCCAGAAACTGCAAGATCTTATCATGATGAAACACTTCCTGCGGATGGAGCGAAAATTGCCCATTTCTGTTCAATGTGTGGACCGAAATTCTGCTCTATGAAAATTACACAGGAAATCCGTGAATCCGCAGAAAAAGGAATGTTCGACAAATCTCAGGAATTCATCGAAAAAGGGAAAGAAATTTATATATGA
- the panB gene encoding 3-methyl-2-oxobutanoate hydroxymethyltransferase, whose protein sequence is MSVHSEIKKVTTETLRKMKFDKEKITMLTAYDFTTAKMVDAGGVDTILIGDSAANVMAGFETTLPITLDQMIYHAQSVVRGTDRALVVADLPFGSYQSNPEKALESAVRMMKEGGAHAVKIEGGKEISKSIKKIINAGIPVMGHLGLTPQSIYKFGTYKVRAKDEAEAEKLISDAQLLEELGCFSVVLEKIPADLAKKVTEAISIPTIGIGAGPHCDGQVLVYHDMVGMNKGFSPKFLRRYLDLYTEITGAVSQYVQDVKSQTFPNENESY, encoded by the coding sequence ACGATGCTTACGGCATACGATTTTACCACTGCGAAAATGGTGGATGCAGGAGGAGTTGATACAATTCTGATCGGGGATTCTGCTGCTAATGTGATGGCGGGTTTTGAAACAACATTGCCAATTACTTTGGATCAGATGATTTATCATGCCCAAAGTGTTGTGAGGGGAACGGACAGAGCTTTGGTAGTTGCTGATTTACCTTTCGGATCTTATCAGAGCAATCCTGAAAAAGCTTTGGAATCTGCGGTAAGAATGATGAAAGAGGGTGGTGCTCACGCTGTGAAAATTGAAGGAGGAAAAGAGATTTCAAAATCAATAAAGAAAATTATCAATGCCGGAATTCCTGTGATGGGACATTTGGGTTTAACGCCACAATCCATTTATAAATTTGGCACCTATAAAGTAAGAGCGAAAGACGAGGCTGAAGCTGAAAAATTAATCAGTGATGCACAACTTTTGGAAGAATTGGGTTGTTTTTCTGTTGTTTTAGAGAAAATTCCAGCAGATTTAGCCAAAAAAGTGACAGAAGCAATTTCAATCCCAACCATCGGAATCGGAGCCGGACCTCATTGTGACGGACAGGTTTTAGTTTACCACGATATGGTTGGAATGAATAAAGGTTTCAGTCCAAAATTTTTAAGAAGATACCTTGACCTTTACACAGAAATCACAGGAGCGGTTTCTCAATACGTACAAGACGTGAAAAGCCAGACTTTTCCTAACGAAAATGAAAGTTACTAA
- a CDS encoding thiazole synthase yields the protein MKNQPLIIAERTFESRLFLGTGKFGNLSEMTDSIIASGSEMVTMALKRIDSQSSEDDLLSALKPTKSHLLPNTSGARTAKEAVLAAQLAREALETNWVKLEIHPDPKYLLPDPIETLYATEELAKLGFIVMPYIHADPVLCKRLEDAGTAVVMPLGAPIGTNKGLRTLDFLEIIIAQSNVPVVVDAGIGAPSDAAKAMEMGADAVLVNTAIAVARNPVNMALAFKEGVIAGRRAFESGLGAIGNHAEASSPLTSFLFD from the coding sequence ATGAAAAATCAACCATTAATTATAGCAGAAAGAACTTTCGAATCGAGATTGTTTTTAGGAACAGGAAAATTCGGAAACCTTTCAGAAATGACCGATTCCATTATCGCTTCAGGAAGTGAAATGGTAACAATGGCATTGAAAAGAATCGATTCCCAATCTTCAGAAGACGATTTGTTGAGTGCTTTAAAACCTACAAAATCTCATCTTTTACCCAACACTTCAGGAGCCAGAACAGCAAAAGAAGCGGTTTTAGCAGCGCAATTGGCAAGAGAAGCATTGGAAACCAATTGGGTAAAACTGGAAATCCATCCTGATCCAAAATATTTATTACCAGATCCTATTGAAACCCTTTATGCAACGGAAGAATTGGCAAAATTAGGATTCATTGTGATGCCTTACATTCATGCCGATCCTGTTTTATGCAAACGACTGGAAGATGCAGGAACAGCAGTTGTGATGCCTTTGGGAGCGCCGATTGGAACGAATAAGGGCTTGAGAACGCTGGACTTTTTAGAAATAATTATTGCCCAAAGTAATGTTCCTGTGGTTGTTGATGCTGGAATTGGAGCACCTTCCGATGCGGCAAAAGCCATGGAAATGGGCGCTGATGCGGTTTTGGTGAATACTGCCATTGCGGTTGCAAGAAATCCTGTGAATATGGCATTAGCTTTTAAAGAAGGGGTAATTGCCGGAAGAAGAGCCTTTGAATCTGGTTTAGGAGCGATTGGGAATCATGCTGAAGCATCAAGTCCGTTGACTTCTTTCTTATTTGATTAA